AGTTTCCAGTGCTAATCACCACCGCAGTGGCTTATTTTTTACATTGCAAGACCCCGATGGGACAGCAGGTATTAAATGTGTGGTGTGGAATAGTCAATTGGCAAAACTCGCACAGATACCCGTCCCTGGTGAGCAATTAATCATCTTGGGTAGTATCCGTCTTTACCCCCAAAGGGGAGAATATCAATTGACAGTTTGGCAGGCTTTACCTGCTGGTTTTGGTTTACAGGCGTTGCGTTATCAGCAATTACGGAACCAGTTGCTAGCTGAAGGTTTGTTTGATACCCAAAGAAAGCGGCCGCTCCCCAATCACCCCCACGCGATCGCCGTTGTCACTTCCCCCACCGCTGCAGCTTGGGGTGATATTCAAAAAACTCTCAGGCTGAGGTATCCAGGTTTACAAGTTTTATTTTCTCCCGCAACAGTACAGGGTGAGCAAGCGCCGGAATCTATCGTCAAGGCGATTGAGCGGGTAGAACGAGATGGACGCGCCCAGGTGCTGATTTTATCACGGGGTGGCGGCGCGGTTGAGGAGTTGGCTTGCTTTAATGATGAGCGGGTAGTCCGAGCAGTTGCAAATTGTTTTATACCAGTAATTACGGGGATTGGTCATCAAAGAGATGAGTCATTGGTAGACTTAGTGGCGGATGCATGTGTGCATACTCCCACCGCTGCAGCGGAAATGGTTGTACCGTCACTCTCAGATATGTATGCACAGCATCGCCAGCGTGTAAATGCTTTACATGAGGCGGTGGGGGATTATGGGAAAATAGCTGGAAATAAACTCCAAGGATTGAAAAATCGTTTGCGGCGTTTGCGGTTAGACCGACAAATACAGCAAGAGGTGGAAAGGATAACTTGGAAGCGCCAGGAATTGCTACAGGTAACAAATAGGCGATCGCACCAAGCGACTCAGCATTTAGAATTATTAAAGCAAAAATTAGCAAGTCTTGACCCAAAAGCCGTATTACAGCGTGGTTATGCAGTGGTGAGACAGGAAAATGGGGCGATCGCCCGTTCATCTGTGGAGTTGGCTGTGG
The Gloeotrichia echinulata CP02 DNA segment above includes these coding regions:
- the xseA gene encoding exodeoxyribonuclease VII large subunit; translation: MTSDFANPAIPNTALSVAGLTDYIRLLLEQDDQLRQVWVTGEVSSANHHRSGLFFTLQDPDGTAGIKCVVWNSQLAKLAQIPVPGEQLIILGSIRLYPQRGEYQLTVWQALPAGFGLQALRYQQLRNQLLAEGLFDTQRKRPLPNHPHAIAVVTSPTAAAWGDIQKTLRLRYPGLQVLFSPATVQGEQAPESIVKAIERVERDGRAQVLILSRGGGAVEELACFNDERVVRAVANCFIPVITGIGHQRDESLVDLVADACVHTPTAAAEMVVPSLSDMYAQHRQRVNALHEAVGDYGKIAGNKLQGLKNRLRRLRLDRQIQQEVERITWKRQELLQVTNRRSHQATQHLELLKQKLASLDPKAVLQRGYAVVRQENGAIARSSVELAVGQDLLIQLGQGEVKVKVTEIH